The following DNA comes from Candidatus Stoquefichus sp. SB1.
CAAGACCTCCTCAATGTCCTCTTTTGTTATTTTACCCTCACGTAATATTTTTATTTCATCTCCACTGACATCTACAACAGTACTTGCTATAGAATCAGTTGTCTTCCCATCAACAATCAAATCAATACGACCATCTAACTGATCTAGCACTTCTTTTGTTGATGTGGTATTGGGATGATTTGACAAATTTGCACTGGTCACTAACATCGGACCAACATTTCGTAATAATGCTAAAACATAATCATTATCAGGAATACGAATACCAATTGTTTCTTTACCATTGGTCATGATTGGATCAACACCTTCTCTTTTTTTAAAGATTAATGTGATCATCCCAGGCATAAAGGCAGATATTAATTTCCATGCCCAATCACTAACATAAGCATACTTTTCAATATCTTCTTTATAAGCAACCATCAGTGTAATAGCCTTAGAATAATCTCTATTCTTCGCTTCCATTAGTCTATCCAACGCTTCTCTCGAGCCAAATTTAACGCCAACTCCATAAACCGTTTCTGTTGGAAAAGCAACAACTTTTCCTTCATTGATTACATCACATACAATATCTATATCTTTTGCTGATACTACCTTTGTCATTTACATCACCCTCTGTGGGATATTTTACCATAAAATATTGAGAATTTATAGAAATATAGGCATAATTAAGTTTTTTTTAAATAATGAAAAGATTCCTTCATCTTTATCAAGGAATCTTATGAAACTATGAACTATTATTAACTCTTTTGTAAAACCAAATGTTTATCTGAAATTGCCTTAAAACTATCATCATGTGTCACAACAATAATTGTTTTACCTTGTTCTTTTAATTTAACTAATAATTCTAATATTTTATCTTTATTCTCTTGATCTAATGAACCTGTTGGTTCATCAGCCAATATAATCTGACTATCATGAACAATCAACCTAGCTAAAGCTATTCTTTGCTTTTCACCACCTGAACATTCACAAACCAACTTATTTTCATAACCATCTAATCCAACCATCTTTAATGCATCAATCATCTTATTTCTATTTTTCTTTCTTAATTTTATTGTTGGAAAAACAATCTGCAAATTATATAATACTGTTTTTTCTTCTAATAAAGCAAAATTTTGAAAAATAAAACCTATCATTTCACTATGCATCTTCCTTTTATCTTTCTTTTGAACTTCTTGATGATTCAATAA
Coding sequences within:
- a CDS encoding ABC transporter ATP-binding protein; this encodes MSAIIKLERINKSYGDHVIFKDYSLEIEENEIMVIMGKSGVGKTTLLNIIGLIEDIDSGKILLNHQEVQKKDKRKMHSEMIGFIFQNFALLEEKTVLYNLQIVFPTIKLRKKNRNKMIDALKMVGLDGYENKLVCECSGGEKQRIALARLIVHDSQIILADEPTGSLDQENKDKILELLVKLKEQGKTIIVVTHDDSFKAISDKHLVLQKS
- a CDS encoding L-threonylcarbamoyladenylate synthase, with protein sequence MTKVVSAKDIDIVCDVINEGKVVAFPTETVYGVGVKFGSREALDRLMEAKNRDYSKAITLMVAYKEDIEKYAYVSDWAWKLISAFMPGMITLIFKKREGVDPIMTNGKETIGIRIPDNDYVLALLRNVGPMLVTSANLSNHPNTTSTKEVLDQLDGRIDLIVDGKTTDSIASTVVDVSGDEIKILREGKITKEDIEEVLK